The genomic interval atttgaattaaataaaaaataaaaataaaaacattaaataatttgtattattttattgGTTAATTGAAAAATTAGACGGAGAAGAAGATTGGAGATAGGAAATTAAGGAGAATAAAAATGATAAGTTTTACCAACACATCATTAATTGATTTAATCGATATATCATTTCACTAATATATCTTTAATTAACACGTATTTTTataagataaaaatttgtgtgagatagatctcttatttgggtcatccataaaaaaatattacttttctattgtgaatatcggtggtccttctcacagataaagattcgtctcataaaaaaattgtgattAAAAACAGAGCATCAATCTAACTAATAAAATACAATTTAATATGATTTACATGTTATTACGATAACTCATAACTTAGCAAATACACATCAAACTATATCGATCGCGAGTTCTTttgtcatttaaaaaaaatggtaaAGAGAAGAAATAACATAATGGAGGCAGCCTTATCCATACGGCTAATAGACAAACCACCGTTAAACACGTTTTTTCCtgccttaattaattaattaattaattcaacgcCACGCCGCCTATAAATCTCTAACCCCACCCACTACTCGTTCATCTGAATATATTTCTTTGTGATAAATTTAAAGCACCCAAAAacccaagaaaaagaagaagaagaagaagaagaagaagaaatgggCACAGCAACTTGCATCGATATTATTGTGGCAATTCTTTTGCCTCCCCTTGGAGTCTTCCTCAAGTTTGGCTGTGGGGTATAAATCTTTCGTTTCTTTTCTCCTTTTTTAACTATTTTTTCGTGCTGTTATCTCATCtcatggatatatatatgtatatatataacgtatattaatttttgtagatttttttttgaagaaattAAATGCGAAATTATTAGGATCTGAACATGATTCTTGATcacaaataatttttatttttttattttttgtttgtttgagTGCAGCATGAGTTCTGGATTTGTCTGGTGCTGACCATCTTGGGTTACATCCCCGGAATTATCTATGCCATCTACGCCATCACTAAGTAGTGATTAATCTTAATATTTACATGGTATTCTTTTCTTTTATCCCTTTCTCGGTTATTCGTGAAGCATGAGTTCCCAAATTCTTTATGTTCTAAAAAGGGGTTGAAGAAAATTCATCAAATTgtctaattaatttttttttaaaaaaaaaaatctaaaatcaCCTGTTTAATTTTATCAAGTATTTAAAAAATCTGGAAAATTTTATCAGCTGATAATTTGTTCAAAAATACTTTTTTGTTTATCGAATGACTGATCAgggaaattttataatttttttctttttcttttcccaACTTTGGCAGGTGAAAATCGGAAGCATTCTTGAAGTTTATAGTGATGCTTGGATCGAATTGTTAGATGGAGGTGTTTTTGCTTAATTTTGTGGTTTGAAATTTGAATGTTGATCAAATTGCGTATATGACTCTGTATaagtatttattattattatattattattatttagtgTAAAGTTTTTTTTGA from Primulina eburnea isolate SZY01 chromosome 17, ASM2296580v1, whole genome shotgun sequence carries:
- the LOC140818421 gene encoding hydrophobic protein LTI6B-like — translated: MGTATCIDIIVAILLPPLGVFLKFGCGHEFWICLVLTILGYIPGIIYAIYAITK